A DNA window from Linepithema humile isolate Giens D197 chromosome 6, Lhum_UNIL_v1.0, whole genome shotgun sequence contains the following coding sequences:
- the LOC105673050 gene encoding golgin subfamily A member 6-like protein 26 yields MKRTENNIPLNQAEEKVCSVSSRIRRVIQDLKRKLKESQQVEASLSAFLEKETRDKEIQIKLNTTWESVEIITEYLNYISENLISFQQRALSTLCNDVIQKQQETIRQLQLNLENHVAQVENKSLLQEKDYKKQYQSRKNCENNWRISSTNCSCKRMNWRIAMLPAIRKEKCDTAISVEQLQIKLRLEEKKIQEALTEQNKLRKQLENSEYELKLQKNELTNSQAEKLTLVKIYLRHFPIKIL; encoded by the exons ATGAAGcgaacagaaaataatattccatTGAATCAAGCAGAAGAg AAAGTATGCAGCGTATCCAGCAGGATCAGACGCGTCATCCAAGATCTGAAAAGGAAGCTGAAAGAGAGTCAGCAAGTGGAGGCCTCCTTGTCTGCCTTCTTGGAAAAAGAAACGCGCGATAAGGAGAttcaaataaa ATTAAATACCACATGGGAATCCGTCGAGATCATCACGGAATACTTAAATTACATCAGTGAGAACCTCATCAGTTTCCAACAACGTGCTTTGTCCACTTTGTGTAACGACGTGATTCAGAAGCAGCAGGAAACCATTCGGCAGCTTCAATTGA ATCTGGAGAATCATGTTGCGCAAGTAGAAAATAAATCGCTACTTCAAGAAAAAG attacaAAAAGCAATACCAGAGCaggaaaaattgtgaaaacaaCTGGAGAATTTCGAGCACAAATTGCAGTTGCAAAAGAATGAATTGGCGAATAGCAATGCTTCCTGCGATCaggaaagaaaaatgtgaTACTGCAATATCAGTCGAACAACTGCAAATTAAATTGCGTCTAGAAGAAAAGAA aatacaaGAAGCACTGACGGagcaaaataaattgcgaAAACAATTAGAGAACTCTGAATACGaactgaaattgcaaaagaaTGAATTGACGAATAGCCAAGCTGAAAAACTCACGCTTGTCAAGATTTATCTCCGGCATTTTCcgataaaaatcttataa
- the LOC105673166 gene encoding muscle-specific protein 20, translating to MALERQVRAKIASKRNPEQEKEAQEWIESILGKKFPPGETFEEVLKDGQVLCHLMNKVSPGSVPKINSSGGQFKMMENINLFQKALKDYGVDDVDVFQTVDLWEKKDIAQVVTTLFALGRTTYKHPEWKGPYLGPKPSEECKRDFTEEQLRAGESVIGLQAGSNKGATQAGQSLGATRKILLGK from the exons ATGGCTCTAGAACGTCAAGTGCGCGCTaag ATTGCATCGAAACGCAATCCGGAGCAGGAGAAAGAGGCGCAGGAATGGATCGAATCGATTCTTGGCAAAAAGTTTCCTCCTGGTGAGACCTTCGAGGAGGTGCTCAAGGACGGCCAGGTCCTTTGCCATCTGATGAACAAAGTCTCCCCCGGATCGGTACCGAAGATCAACTCTAGTGGTGGACAGTTCAAAATGATGGAGAATATTAATCT GTTTCAAAAGGCTCTAAAGGACTATGGAGTGGACGATGTCGACGTTTTCCAAACGGTAGACTTGTGGGAGAAAAAGGACATCGCGCAAGTAGTAACGACGTTGTTCGCGCTCGGCCGAACG ACGTACAAGCATCCAGAATGGAAAGGACCTTATCTGGGACCCAAACCATCAGAGGAATGCAAACGTGATTTTACAGAGGAACAATTGCGGGCTGGTGAATCAGTGATCGGTCTTCAAGCAGGTTCCAACAAAGGTGCAACTCAAGCTGGCCAGAGTCTCGGCGCAACCCGCAAAATCCTCCTTGGAAAGTAA
- the fid gene encoding uro-adherence factor A has product MSESDGEHAARSVALEQAYVHEVYEQCAEKTTQSKHWPRVYQFLQELEPGALVCDIGCGNGKYLSVNHSIFKIGVDRCKRFTDIAREKENEVLICDNLALPFREESFDAVLSIAVVHHFATTERRVHALKELARVLRIGGRLVISVWAMEQKHRKFESQDVLIPWPKSYCMSAASDGSKHSDVSDSNEKRDDSVTQKYPSSFKRNSQRKCKSKSYWIDPIFSLSPSTSSLSSPNETCYSCFRRALQKLARSRRGGGGRAWLPGSWQSSSKSRRHYDPEDMTDVDELPIELRRVETTHTLSMTNKNSADTLSIKSKSLGDILEIERLDLVRSRSSIPGFCSTSELILDERSVSSSSSGSKPRLVKQKSYVEEAGLEDPEDTAIENLINSLPDFPCRQSRKRNVPLKQSSMNEELMSAERLEEKERVRRNIMKQASLNEELICKWRTFEALKDSISPVNAGRRFQLLKNGFTSKIRRSTTNIEKVSGMSIKNGFVRMLQGWKSSENESAFADAATESAETTTKTKPVDGKTQQPPVTVVKRSIEGVERRLSREDGSDSSKDSSLQSDTSVDSEDSIASVIFVPKQDSIVSPAPLPSAPTLSSSSSVEAPSTPRPAALQLGTMSAPPSPRVKQPPDGNQSSRFKLISVSPLLKQQPTNTNINTRFADNSVRPDGETENTENTLQTPVSRGLDLISEPTPEPNGAELDTAPLIRAFNGVIKMSGGREPIVSEDDQNRKARLNQIKELLIAKPGFAMRTRSPFPLVRRASTAASGRLESVTRILPRLLSLELFNPETDDLDSDSSGVSSPESVGSVISVTSDERYIAKKQAEKKNNTQVVEKVSKSEKTKETENIRDNESSSLGSTAMLEDTPCDPPHDISSATSEDDVLLANAEMMHTASQDDPRPDIAICPTPRIFLDNEKTISTQSMRLLEAAANVASSLEDAVGTAIQHNTQVEFSQIAQRRNNDSVWPRSSVRARSYLKQDRKSASVDLGGFVDESSSDLMRDISRYCQKSFDFLELRQTSRTSSSLDVASSNLTTESDAVRTCNWNEYNQVPEETSWVVNKAYDGSGHDGLNTVQPELTLESKTPSENHAVSELSKYEVELEAETETRFISKYDETFRLNLEEKSKAKFDLITRLNPESKSSLTGQGTLINPENTLNLRPVVESKLHVEQEQRRANAPPLLRNNSDDTLDFVMVSKTGEFECEDDVGAAKWCSSQGGLSMDSSDVGDSLMENTTASLSDGSRTESTARLFTGSTMSLVSNPNHAQNNPRCTTERRKLQERGRSLDETSRREARRRDDAADCLVTTSTTGTLSNASSQESLPSDRGGGSITYHQYYHVFREGELDQLINKYVENLHIISSYYDHASWCVVAEKVQVWTI; this is encoded by the exons ATGTCTGAGAGCGACGGAGAGCATGCAGCTCGCTCGGTGGCCTTAGAGCAAGCCTACGTCCATGAAGTATACGAGCAATGCGCCGAGAAGACTACGCAAAGTAAACACTGGCCACGAGTATATCAGTTTCTTCAAGAGCTCGAACCGGGTGCCCTGGTGTGCGATATCG GTTGCGGCAATGGAAAATATCTCAGCGTCAATCATAGCATCTTTAAAATAGGGGTAGACCGATGCAAGCGTTTCACGGACATCGCGCGCGAGAAGGAAAACGAG GTTTTGATTTGCGACAATCTGGCCCTACCGTTCCGAGAAGAGAGCTTCGATGCGGTGCTGTCGATCGCCGTGGTGCACCACTTCGCCACCACGGAGAGAAGGGTGCACGCGTTGAAGGAACTGGCGCGGGTCCTCAGGATTGGAGGTCGGCTCGTTATATCCGTTTGGGCTATGGAACAAAAGCATCGAAAa TTTGAATCGCAAGATGTTTTAATACCGTGGCCAAAATCGTATTGCATGAGCGCGGCGTCGGATGGATCGAAGCATTCGGATGTATCGGACAGTAATGAGAAGCGAGATGACAGCGTCACTCAAAAATATCCCTCGTCCTTCAAAAG AAATAGCCAACGAAAATGCAAAAGCAAGAGTTATTGGATCGATCCGATATTCAGCCTGTCACCATCCACCAGCAGCCTCTCCAGCCCGAACGAGACCTGTTATAGCTGTTTCCGGCGAGCTTTACAG AAATTAGCGAGGAGCAGACGCGGAGGCGGCGGTCGCGCATGGCTCCCCGGCAGTTGGCAGAGTAGTAGCAAGAGTCGACGGCACTACGATCCCGAAGACATGACCGACGTCGACGAGCTGCCGATCGAGTTGCGTCGCGTGGAGACAACGCACACGCTGTCGATGACGAATAAGAACTCTGCGGACACGCTGAGCATCAAGTCGAAGAGTCTGGGTGATATCTTGGAAATCGAGCGGCTCGATTTGGTGCGCTCGCGCTCCAGTATTCCGGGCTTCTGCTCGACGTCCGAATTGATCCTGGACGAACGATCGGTCTCGTCATCGTCGAGCGGCTCGAAACCGCGGCTGGTGAAGCAGAAGTCGTACGTGGAAGAAGCCGGTTTGGAGGATCCCGAGGACACTGCCATTGAAAACCTGATCAACAGTCTGCCGGACTTTCCTTGCCGTCAGTCGCGCAAACGCAACGTGCCGTTGAAGCAGAGTTCGATGAACGAGGAGCTGATGTCAGCGGAGCGGCTGGAGGAGAAGGAGCGAGTGCGCCGAAACATCATGAAACAAGCGTCACTGAACGAGGAGCTCATCTGCAAGTGGCGAACATTCGAAGCGCTTAAGGACTCGATCAGTCCGGTGAACGCCGGCCGGCGTTTTCAGCTGCTAAAGAACGGATTCACCAGCAAGATCAGACGATCCACCACGAACATCGAGAAAGTCTCCGGCATGTCTATCAAGAACGGCTTCGTGCGGATGCTGCAGGGATGGAAGTCCAGCGAGAACGAATCGGCGTTCGCCGATGCGGCGACAGAATCGGCAGaaacgacgacgaagacgaaaCCGGTGGACGGCAAGACGCAGCAGCCGCCGGTGACGGTGGTGAAACGTAGCATCGAGGGCGTTGAGCGCCGTCTTTCGCGCGAGGACGGCTCGGATTCGTCCAAGGACAGCAGCCTGCAAAGCGACACCAGCGTGGACTCCGAGGACAGCATCGCGTCGGTGATTTTTGTGCCGAAGCAGGACAGCATCGTCTCTCCGGCGCCGTTGCCGTCAGCGCCGACGTTGTCATCATCGTCGTCGGTCGAGGCTCCTTCCACACCGCGACCGGCGGCACTGCAGCTCGGCACGATGTCGGCACCGCCGTCGCCGCGCGTTAAACAGCCACCGGACGGCAATCAATCCTCCAGATTCAAGTTGATCAGCGTGTCACCGTTATTAAAGCAGCAACCTAcgaatacaaatataaatactcgTTTCGCTGACAACTCGGTTAGACCTGACGGGGAAACGGAGAACACCGAGAACACCTTGCAGACGCCGGTGTCGCGAGGACTCGATCTGATATCGGAACCGACGCCGGAGCCCAATGGAGCGGAGCTGGACACCGCGCCGCTGATACGTGCCTTCAACGGTGTCATCAAGATGTCAGGTGGTCGCGAGCCGATCGTGAGCGAGGACGACCAGAATCGGAAGGCCAGGCTGAATCAAATCAAGGAGCTGCTTATAGCAAAGCCGGGCTTCGCGATGCGCACTAGATCGCCGTTTCCGTTGGTCAGGCGCGCCTCGACCGCGGCCTCGGGTCGTCTGGAGTCCGTCACGAGGATTCTGCCGCGTCTTTTGTCTCTGGAACTGTTCAATCCGGAGACTGACGATCTAGACAGCGATTCCAGCGGTGTCTCGTCGCCGGAATCGGTCGGTTCGGTGATCAGCGTCACGTCGGACGAAAGATACATCGCAAAAAAGCAGGCTGAGAAGAAAAACAACACGCAGGTGGTCGAAAAAGTTTCCAAGTCGGAGAAGACGAAGGAAACTGAAAATATACGCGACAACGAATCATCGAGTCTTGGAAGCACAGCGATGCTCGAGGACACACCGTGCGATCCTCCGCATGACATTTCGTCCGCAACTTCGGAAGATGACGTGCTGCTCGCGAACGCCGAAATGATGCACACCGCTTCGCAAGATGATCCGCGACCCGACATCGCGATCTGTCCCACGCCGCGCATTTTTCTCGATAACGAAAAAACCATCTCCACGCAGTCTATGAGGCTTCTGGAGGCCGCCGCTAACGTGGCAAGCTCGTTGGAAGATGCCGTGGGGACCGCGATTCAACACAACACTCAAGTAGAATTTTCACAGATCGCCCAACGGCGGAACAACGATAGCGTCTGGCCTCGGTcgagcgtgcgcgcgcgatcaTACCTGAAGCAGGATCGGAAGTCCGCCTCTGTGGATCTGGGTGGCTTCGTCGATGAATCGAGTAGCGATCTCATGCGAGACATCAGTCGGTACTGCCAGAAGTCGTTCGATTTCCTCGAGCTGCGCCAGACGTCGAGGACGTCATCGTCGTTGGATGTGGCAAGCAGCAACTTGACGACGGAATCGGATGCCGTTCGGACCTGTAATTGGAATGAATACAATCAAGTGCCGGAAGAGACTTCATGGGTCGTGAATAAAGCGTACGATGGAAGCGGACATGACGGGTTGAATACAGTGCAACCCGAGCTGACACTCGAATCGAAAACCCCTAGCGAAAACCATGCCGTATCCGAGTTATCGAAATATGAAGTTGAGCTCGAAGCCGAGACTGAAACTagatttatttccaaataCGACGAGACGTTCAGACTCAACCTCGAAGAGAAATCAAAAGCTAAATTCGACCTTATAACCAGATTAAATCCCGAATCTAAGAGTAGTTTGACAGGCCAAGGAACGCTTATCAATCCTGAAAACACGCTCAACTTGCGACCCGTTGTAGAGTCAAAACTCCACGTCGAGCAAGAGCAACGTCGCGCCAACGCTCCGCCGCTGTTGCGCAACAACTCGGACGACACGCTGGACTTCGTGATGGTGTCGAAGACGGGCGAGTTTGAGTGCGAAGACGATGTGGGCGCTGCGAAGTGGTGCTCTTCGCAAGGCGGTCTGTCGATGGACTCGAGCGACGTGGGCGATTCTCTGATGGAGAACACGACGGCGAGCCTGAGCGATGGCAGCCGGACGGAGTCGACAGCGAGGCTGTTCACCGGCAGCACAATGTCCTTGGTGTCGAATCCGAACCACGCGCAGAACAATCCTCGATGCACGACGGAGCGACGAAAATTGCAGGAACGCGGCCGATCATTGGACGAGACGTCGAGACGGGAAGCGAGAAGACGGGACGACGCCGCGGACTGCTTAGTCACCACAAGCACAACCGGTACTCTGAGCAACGCCTCGTCCCAGGAATCGTTGCCTTCCGATCGCGGCGGCGGCTCCATCACGTATCACCAGTATTACCACGTCTTTCGGGAGGGCGAGCTGGACCAGCTAATCAACAAGTACGTCGAGAATCTGCATATCATCTCATCGTATTACGACCACGCCAGCTGGTGCGTCGTCGCGGAGAAAGTGCAGGTTTGGACTATATGA
- the LOC105673165 gene encoding alpha-N-acetylgalactosaminidase — protein MLRNLWILCVLLSLAVLVPALENGLARTPPMGWLAWERFRCNTDCKNDPDNCISDRLFRTMTDIVVAEGYAAVGYEYINVDDCWLEKERDLSGQLVPDRERFPYGIKSLADYVHSKGLKFGIYEDYGNYTCAGYPGILGYLDIDAATFASWDVDYVKLDGCYSHPAEMDRGYPEFGFHLNQTGKHMIYSCSWPVYQIYAGMQPNYTAIAEHCNLWRNFDDIQDSWASVESIIDYYGNNQDAIVSNAGPGHWNDPDMLIIGNFGLSYEQSKTQMAIWAILAAPLLMSVDLRTIRPEYKAILQNKKIIAVDQDSLGIQGRRIYKHKGIEIWARPITPVYQNYYSYAIAFVNRRTDGTPSDVSVTLKELGLQYPGGYRVEDLYEDVDYGILTPQTKIKVKVNPSGVVILRCNLNIDDVFRYSPYSPLNQVYKVRQNSFN, from the exons ATGCTGCGCAACCTGTGGATCCTTTGTGTTCTCCTGTCACTGGCCGTTCTGGTCCCAGCATTAGAGAATGGCTTGGCCAGAACACCTCCGATGGGCTGGTTAGCTTGGGAGAGATTTAGGTGCAACACTGATTGTAAAAATGATCCGGATAACTGCATAAG TGATCGTCTTTTCCGAACCATGACAGATATAGTGGTGGCTGAGGGGTATGCCGCGGTTGGTTATGAATACATTAACGTGGATGACTGCTGGctggaaaaagaaagagatttaaGTGGACAGCTTGTACCAGATAGAGAGCGCTTTCCATATGGCATAAAGAGTTTGGCAGATTAT GTCCATTCAAAAGGCCTAAAGTTTGGTATCTATGAAGACTATGGTAACTACACTTGCGCCGGCTACCCTGGTATACTGGGCTATTTGGACATAGATGCTGCTACATTTGCATCCTGGGACGTAGATTATGTCAAATTAGATGGGTGCTATTCACATCCTGCTGAAATGGATAGAG GCTATCCTGAATTTGGTTTCCACTTAAATCAAACTGGGAAGCATATGATATATTCTTGCAGTTGGCCGGTTTACCAAATCTACGCTGGTATGCAG ccgaATTACACAGCAATAGCGGAACATTGCAACCTGTGGCGTAATTTTGACGACATTCAAGACTCTTGGGCTAGTGTGGAGAGTATAATCGATTACTATGGTAACAACCAGGATGCAATCGTGTCCAATGCCGGTCCTGGACATTGGAATGACCCAGATATGTTGATCATCGGTAACTTTGGACTAAGCTACGAGCAGAGCAAAACGCAAATGGCGATTTGGGCTATACTGGCAGCGCCGTTGCTCATGTCTGTCGATCTCAGGACAATCAGGCCAGAGTACAAAGCTATCCTTCAAAACAAGAAGATTATCGCTGTGGATCAAGATTCGCTAGGCATTCAAGGTCGACGGATCTACAAA CACAAAGGCATCGAAATTTGGGCGAGGCCCATCACACCAGTTTACCAAAATTACTATTCGTACGCGATTGCGTTCGTCAATCGGCGTACGGATGGCACACCGTCGGACGTTTCAGTGACGCTAAAAGAACTAGGTCTGCAGTACCCTGGGGGATATCGAGTGGAG GATTTGTACGAGGACGTGGATTATGGTATATTGACGCCGCAAACCAAGATTAAGGTCAAGGTGAACCCGTCGGGTGTAGTGATACTACGATGCAATTTAAACATAGACGACGTGTTTCGCTACTCGCCGTATTCGCCGTTAAATCAGGTTTACAAAGTTAGACAAAactcatttaattaa